Part of the Lichenicola cladoniae genome is shown below.
AGGGTGACCGGCGAGCTCGAGACCGCCGGCCGGGACAGCGACGATGTGCTGGCGCTGCTCGCCGGTGGCGCGGCTCCAGCCGAAACACCGGCTTCCGGGCACGCTCCATGACGGTGCCGGCGACACTGGCCGAGCCCCGGCGCTCGTTCGCATTCGGCGACCTGCGCGCGCTGAGCGTCTACATCGCCTTCGCGGCACTCGTGGGCTTCGACCTGCTCGTCACCCCCGGCTTCCGCAATCCGACCGTGGTGCGCTCGCTGCTGTTCGAGGCCGCGCCGCTGATCCTGATCGCGCTCGGCCAGTCGCTGGCGATCGGCACGCGCGGCATCGACCTGTCCGTTGGCTCGGTGATGGCGCTGTCGTCCGCGGTGATCGGCCTCACCATCGGCCTCGGCCAGGGCGTGGCGATCGCCGCCGGGATCGCGGCCGGCCTGCTGTGCGGCATCTTCAACGGATCGCTGGTGGCGCTGCTCCGGATCGCGCCGCTCATCTCCTCGCTGGCGCTGCTGGTGGCGGCGCGTGGACTGGCGCAGGCGCTGCTCGGCGGTGCGCGCCTCGACCTGCCGTTCGACGGGCCGCTCGCGTCGATCGGCCAGGTGGCGGTGCTCGGGATCCCGGGTGTGGCGATCGTGTCGCTGGCGATCGCCGGCCTGTTCGCGTTCGTAGTCCGCAGCACCATGCCGGGGCGCTACGCACTGTTCGTCGGCTCCAGCAGGACCGCGTCGCTGCTCGCCGGCCATCCGGTGCGGGCGACGCTGGCGTTCGTCTATGGGCTGTCCGGATTGCTCGCCGGCCTCGCCGGGGTATTCGCGACGGCGCGGCTGGGTGCGGCGGACGCCAACTATATCGGCGTGCAGTTCGAGCTCGACGCGATCGCGGCGGCGGTGATCGGCGGCACGCCCCTGTCGGGCGGCCGCATCTCGACGCTGGGCACCGTGTTCGGGGTGCTGCTGCTGGTGGTGCTGGATGCGTCCTTCATCATGAACAACGTCAATGCGAACTACGCACAGATCCTGAAGGCGGCGTTCATCGTCGCGGCACTCTATTTGCGTCGGGGGACGGCATGAGCGGCGTGGTGGTGGCACCGGCCCGTAACCCGGGCGAGACGCGGCAGCGCATGGTGGCGCTGGTCCAGTCGCGCGGCGCGATCGTGGTGCTGGTCGTGGCGGCCCTGGCGGCCGGGCTGGCGTTTCCCAGCTTCCTGCGCCCCGGCAACGTCAACGACATCATCATCGCCGCGAGCTTCCTGGGGCTGGTGGCGATCGGCCAGACCCTGGTGGTGATCATGGGCGGCTTCGACCTTTCGGTCGG
Proteins encoded:
- a CDS encoding ABC transporter permease — its product is MTVPATLAEPRRSFAFGDLRALSVYIAFAALVGFDLLVTPGFRNPTVVRSLLFEAAPLILIALGQSLAIGTRGIDLSVGSVMALSSAVIGLTIGLGQGVAIAAGIAAGLLCGIFNGSLVALLRIAPLISSLALLVAARGLAQALLGGARLDLPFDGPLASIGQVAVLGIPGVAIVSLAIAGLFAFVVRSTMPGRYALFVGSSRTASLLAGHPVRATLAFVYGLSGLLAGLAGVFATARLGAADANYIGVQFELDAIAAAVIGGTPLSGGRISTLGTVFGVLLLVVLDASFIMNNVNANYAQILKAAFIVAALYLRRGTA